Part of the Gemmatimonadota bacterium genome is shown below.
CTGTCACCCGATTTGAAGCGAGCAACCTATCCGCCTGCGATAGCTTCTGATCTGGAATCCATGGGGTATTTGATCGATATTGACGCCTGGCAGGCGCGGAAAAATCGCCAGAAATTTCTCGATGAGATATTCCGGGCACTCAACCGACGTGCAGAAGCTATGTTCAAGTATTACGCCCAGGAATCATGGGATTTGTTTGTGGCGCATTTTATGGATACCGATCGGCTGCACCACTTTCTCTGGGGTGATGTAGAGCGAGGAGATGCGTCGCATACCGCGTGGTTTAATCGGTTTTACGCGCGTGTAGATGAGATCATTGGGGAACTGGTTTCGCGGTTATACAGCAATACGTTGCTTATGATTGTATCGGATCACGGTTTTTGCACCCTGCAGCGCGAGGTGCATTTGAATTTTTGGCTGCAACAGATGGGGTTGCTGTCTTTTGCATCGCCTGAACCAAAGCAGTTGAGAGACCTGGATCCCCGAACGCGGTGTTATTCATTGTTGCCCGGACGATTTTACGTGAATCTAAAGGGCAGAGAGCGCGAGGGTTGCGTGCAGGCAGGTGCTGAATACGAGCAGGTCCGGCGAGATTTGGCAGATACGCTGATGGAAATTCGCGATCCCGATGGTGGAGCACCAGTCATTGATCGCGTGTTGATGCGCGAAGAGGCATTTGTTGGTGACGACCTCGATGCGGCACCCGATCTTATGGCAGTGCCTGCGCAGGGATACGATTTGAAGGGCGGTTTTGAAAAGCGCGTTTTGTTTGAATCCAGCCCGGTAAATGGCACCCATACCTTTGATGATGCGTTGTGGTTTGCCAATGCGCCTGGTTTGGCATCTGATGACGCGACGGTGATGGATATTTTGCCTACGATGATGGCTCTGTTGGGGTTGGAAAGCCCTGATGGAGTGGATGGTCGAGTCGTGGGAGGAGCTTTGTGAAACGTTTTTTTTTCTGCTGTGCGGTTATTTTGCTTTGTACCGCTATACACGCGGACGGTCACCACGTTCTGGACACGAGCAAAGAAGGTATGGAAGCGATTTCTAAAGCTCTGGGGGTAAAGTGCAAGTATTGCCATCCGTCTGTGAATGAGGCAGGTGAACGCGATTACAAAGCACCATCTCCGTTGAAGAAAACAGCGCTTTATATGAAGCATCATTTTGTGGATGGTCTGGTTACGGCAGCGGGAAAATCAATTGATTGTGCTTTTTGCCACACGGGTACGGCGCGGTTTGTGGTGCGCGATACGAGTGCAGCTAAGCCTTCGCGGTTGGCAGGTATGTCGCGTG
Proteins encoded:
- a CDS encoding alkaline phosphatase family protein, whose product is MLNFFRDKFSRVVVLGLDGMPHSLLQRLVAEGIMPNFQQLIVQGSLMPMTSVLPAVSSTAWASIATGCNPGKHGIFGFIDRVPQTHEMFIPSSRTLRSKTWVDLFSNMGQRVFSMGVPTTFPPRKVNGILISGFLSPDLKRATYPPAIASDLESMGYLIDIDAWQARKNRQKFLDEIFRALNRRAEAMFKYYAQESWDLFVAHFMDTDRLHHFLWGDVERGDASHTAWFNRFYARVDEIIGELVSRLYSNTLLMIVSDHGFCTLQREVHLNFWLQQMGLLSFASPEPKQLRDLDPRTRCYSLLPGRFYVNLKGREREGCVQAGAEYEQVRRDLADTLMEIRDPDGGAPVIDRVLMREEAFVGDDLDAAPDLMAVPAQGYDLKGGFEKRVLFESSPVNGTHTFDDALWFANAPGLASDDATVMDILPTMMALLGLESPDGVDGRVVGGAL